The Kosakonia sacchari SP1 genome includes a window with the following:
- a CDS encoding KTSC domain-containing protein, whose amino-acid sequence MKRHPLSCRALRAAGYDPNSSVLELEHSNGRVEQYLGVPPKTWQAFLMSHEQENYFREHIASSYLKITVEQANQSRF is encoded by the coding sequence ATGAAAAGACATCCCCTTTCCTGCCGCGCGCTGCGCGCCGCCGGATACGATCCAAACTCCAGCGTACTTGAGCTTGAACACAGCAATGGCCGGGTTGAGCAATATCTTGGCGTGCCGCCTAAAACCTGGCAGGCCTTTTTGATGAGCCACGAGCAGGAAAACTATTTCCGCGAACACATCGCCAGTAGCTACCTGAAAATTACCGTCGAGCAGGCAAATCAAAGCCGTTTTTAA
- a CDS encoding ABC transporter ATP-binding protein yields the protein MSTPANWPLLEADNVSVTFPVSGGLLSKKRVVHAVNQVTLKIHAGETLGLVGESGSGKSTLGRALLQLEKINDGEVRFDGHRVTHGLKSDIARLRLQTAMIFQDPFASLNPRQTIGESISEVLRVHQKVPHNRVCARVEELLTLVGLRPEHAAAKPAQLSGGQCQRAGIARALAIEPRLIVADECVAALDVSIQGQIVNLLMDLREKMGLAILFIAHDLAIVRRLCDRVAVMYLGRIVEEGPAEAVFTHPRHPYTAALVSAIPEIDPDKPLPQETLAGEPPSPVAIPQGCAFHPRCPYAQVQCRTGALPPTRQIADHAWTCVLTHAGEKSVFPLTEGSFDEAQAS from the coding sequence ATGTCGACACCGGCAAACTGGCCTTTGCTGGAAGCGGATAACGTCTCGGTCACGTTTCCGGTTTCCGGCGGGCTGCTCAGCAAAAAACGCGTGGTCCACGCGGTAAACCAGGTGACGCTCAAAATCCACGCGGGTGAAACTCTGGGATTAGTGGGCGAATCCGGCAGCGGCAAAAGTACGCTGGGGCGGGCGCTGTTGCAGCTTGAAAAGATCAATGATGGTGAAGTGCGTTTCGACGGTCACCGCGTTACTCACGGTCTGAAAAGCGACATCGCGCGGCTGCGGCTGCAAACGGCCATGATTTTTCAGGATCCATTCGCCTCGCTTAACCCCCGCCAGACAATAGGTGAGAGCATCAGCGAAGTGCTGCGCGTCCATCAGAAGGTGCCGCACAACCGGGTTTGCGCACGCGTTGAAGAGCTGCTGACGTTGGTCGGCTTGCGCCCGGAACACGCCGCAGCCAAGCCTGCTCAGCTGAGCGGCGGTCAGTGCCAGCGGGCGGGTATTGCGCGGGCGCTGGCGATCGAACCCCGATTGATTGTCGCCGACGAGTGCGTGGCGGCGCTGGATGTCTCCATTCAGGGGCAGATCGTCAATTTGCTGATGGATCTGCGCGAAAAAATGGGGCTGGCGATCCTGTTTATCGCCCACGATCTGGCGATTGTGCGCCGCCTGTGCGATCGGGTGGCGGTGATGTATCTCGGGCGGATCGTTGAAGAAGGCCCCGCCGAGGCGGTCTTTACTCATCCGCGCCACCCTTATACCGCCGCGCTGGTCTCCGCCATCCCGGAAATCGACCCGGATAAACCGTTGCCACAGGAGACGCTTGCGGGCGAGCCGCCGAGCCCGGTTGCCATTCCACAAGGTTGCGCCTTTCATCCGCGCTGCCCTTACGCGCAGGTGCAGTGCCGCACCGGTGCATTACCCCCGACCCGGCAGATTGCCGATCACGCCTGGACCTGTGTGCTGACGCACGCAGGCGAGAAGAGTGTTTTTCCTTTGACTGAGGGATCCTTTGATGAAGCACAAGCAAGTTAA
- the eitC gene encoding siderophore ABC transporter ATP-binding protein EitC, whose protein sequence is MSISAKNLCWRAGKKTIVDNVSLEVARGQTLGLLGPNGSGKSSLLRILAGLRRPDDGSVMLDGRDVATLRKKALAQRVAFVEQHAATEANIRVRDVVKLGRIPHHSPFSPWSHNDDEIVTAALERVGMLEHSEQGWQSLSGGERQRVHIARALAQAPSEILLDEPTNHLDIHHQMQLMRLISELPVTSIVAIHDLNHAAMFCDALVVMQKGQIVARGTPDEVLTEAMLSEVFQVRARIEISPDHGKKHIHFL, encoded by the coding sequence ATGAGTATCAGCGCCAAAAATCTCTGCTGGCGGGCAGGGAAAAAAACCATTGTCGATAACGTCTCGCTTGAAGTAGCCAGGGGCCAGACACTTGGCTTGCTGGGACCAAATGGTTCAGGGAAATCCTCGCTGCTGCGTATTCTGGCCGGATTGCGCCGCCCGGATGATGGCAGCGTGATGCTGGATGGTCGCGATGTCGCAACGCTGAGAAAAAAAGCGCTGGCGCAGCGGGTGGCGTTTGTTGAGCAGCATGCGGCGACGGAAGCCAACATTCGCGTGCGTGATGTGGTGAAGCTGGGGCGCATTCCGCACCACTCGCCGTTTAGCCCGTGGTCGCACAACGATGATGAGATAGTGACCGCGGCGCTTGAGCGCGTGGGCATGCTGGAGCACAGCGAGCAGGGCTGGCAAAGCCTCTCCGGCGGCGAACGCCAGCGGGTCCATATTGCCCGTGCGCTGGCGCAAGCGCCGAGCGAAATTTTGCTCGACGAGCCCACCAACCATCTCGACATCCACCATCAAATGCAGTTAATGCGCCTTATCAGCGAACTGCCGGTGACCAGCATTGTCGCAATCCATGATTTGAACCACGCGGCCATGTTCTGCGATGCGCTGGTCGTGATGCAAAAAGGACAGATTGTGGCGCGCGGCACGCCGGATGAGGTGCTCACGGAAGCAATGTTGTCCGAGGTATTTCAGGTACGCGCGCGCATTGAGATCTCACCCGATCACGGCAAAAAGCATATTCACTTTTTGTGA
- a CDS encoding ABC transporter substrate-binding protein, which translates to MKHKQVKLLAASVFLALSVVSEMAQAAGVLTIGRREDSTTFDPIKSAQNADNWVFSNVFDPLVRVDKTGTKLEPGVAESWTISPDGKVYTFKIRDTKFSDGTPVSASDAAFSLLRIRSDEGSLWRDSYSIIDKAEAPDARTLVVTLKSPSAPFLSQLALPNASVISEKALKSEGEETFAEKPVGSGAFSVKEWVRGEKIVLVKNPNYWQAKNVSLDEVDWLTIPDDNTRMLKVQAGELDAALTVPFSRIASLQKDSNLKVELDPSTREDHLLINHSHGALGKVEVRQALDFAIDKDAIVKTVTFGYGQVANSYIPAGALYHYNDNLRRPYDPEKAKQMLKAAGAGDLTLNYVVNAGDEVDEQIAILLQQQLAKAGVKVNLQKVDPSQSWDMLVAGEYDISVMYWTNDILDPDQKTTFVLGHDTNMNYMTRYKNDKVKALVAAARVEMDAKKREQMYIELQKMAKADVNWIDLYYSPYRNVTRKNIEGFYQNPLGRFFLEDTVKK; encoded by the coding sequence ATGAAGCACAAGCAAGTTAAGTTGTTGGCAGCCAGCGTTTTTCTGGCGCTCAGTGTGGTCAGTGAAATGGCGCAAGCGGCTGGCGTTCTGACGATTGGTCGTCGGGAAGACAGCACCACGTTTGACCCGATCAAATCGGCACAGAACGCGGATAACTGGGTCTTTTCCAACGTTTTTGATCCGCTGGTGCGCGTTGATAAAACCGGCACCAAACTGGAACCGGGCGTGGCAGAAAGCTGGACCATTTCCCCGGATGGCAAGGTCTACACCTTTAAAATCCGCGATACCAAATTCTCTGATGGCACACCGGTTAGCGCCAGCGATGCCGCCTTCAGCCTGCTGCGCATTCGTAGTGATGAAGGATCGCTCTGGCGGGACTCGTACAGCATTATTGATAAAGCCGAAGCGCCGGATGCGCGCACGCTGGTGGTGACGCTGAAATCGCCGTCTGCGCCGTTCCTGTCGCAACTGGCGCTGCCGAACGCGTCGGTGATCTCCGAGAAAGCGCTGAAAAGTGAAGGCGAAGAAACCTTTGCGGAAAAACCGGTCGGTTCCGGTGCGTTCAGCGTAAAAGAGTGGGTGCGCGGCGAGAAAATCGTGCTGGTGAAGAACCCGAACTACTGGCAGGCAAAAAATGTCAGCCTTGATGAAGTCGACTGGCTGACCATCCCGGATGACAACACGCGCATGCTGAAAGTGCAGGCTGGCGAACTGGATGCCGCGCTGACGGTGCCGTTCTCACGCATTGCCTCGTTGCAAAAAGATAGCAACCTGAAGGTGGAGCTGGATCCATCAACCCGCGAAGATCATCTGCTTATCAACCATTCGCACGGCGCGCTCGGCAAAGTGGAAGTGCGCCAGGCGCTGGATTTTGCCATCGATAAAGACGCGATTGTCAAAACCGTGACCTTCGGTTACGGCCAGGTGGCGAATTCCTATATTCCGGCCGGTGCGCTCTATCACTACAACGACAATCTGCGTCGCCCCTACGATCCAGAAAAAGCGAAACAGATGCTGAAAGCGGCGGGTGCTGGCGATTTGACGCTGAATTATGTGGTTAACGCCGGGGATGAAGTGGATGAGCAAATCGCCATTTTGCTGCAACAGCAGCTGGCGAAAGCGGGCGTGAAGGTGAACTTGCAGAAAGTTGACCCCAGCCAGAGCTGGGACATGCTGGTGGCCGGTGAGTACGATATTTCGGTGATGTACTGGACCAACGACATTCTCGATCCGGATCAAAAGACCACGTTTGTGCTCGGACATGACACCAACATGAACTACATGACGCGGTATAAAAACGACAAAGTGAAAGCGCTGGTGGCAGCGGCACGTGTCGAAATGGATGCGAAAAAACGCGAACAGATGTATATCGAGCTGCAAAAAATGGCCAAAGCCGATGTGAACTGGATCGATCTCTACTACAGCCCGTACCGCAATGTGACCCGGAAGAATATTGAAGGCTTCTACCAGAACCCACTGGGACGCTTCTTCCTCGAAGATACGGTGAAAAAATAG
- a CDS encoding ABC transporter ATP-binding protein codes for MSLLNVSQLTISRGDDCALVDKVSFRLQAGEMLGLVGESGSGKTVTCRALMRLLPGQGLTISGGEVWFGGRDLLTLSEAQMSAVRGREIGMIFQNPASHLNPVMTIGEQIAESRRLHFGVNRRQAKEDAKELLRQVGIPDPQNRINNYPHEFSGGMRQRAMIAVALAPEPSLLIADEPTTALDVTVQMQILRLLSTLREQLGLAVVMITHDLGVVAQTCDRIAVMYGGRLCEVGGKREVLAQPLHPYTRGLIDCQPSSEGGQGRLVTINGQPPLAGSFPTGCRFHPRCPQASSTCQQQPSLLFGRDSLTHAAACHHALQPLTQREG; via the coding sequence ATGAGCTTACTAAACGTCTCGCAATTGACCATTTCACGTGGGGATGATTGCGCGCTGGTGGATAAGGTCTCTTTCCGGCTGCAGGCCGGGGAAATGCTGGGGCTGGTGGGCGAGAGCGGTTCCGGAAAAACCGTCACCTGCCGGGCGTTAATGCGCCTGCTGCCGGGCCAGGGATTAACAATTAGTGGCGGAGAAGTGTGGTTTGGCGGGCGCGATCTGTTAACGCTCAGCGAAGCGCAGATGTCGGCGGTGCGCGGACGGGAAATCGGCATGATTTTCCAGAACCCGGCCAGCCACTTAAACCCGGTAATGACCATTGGCGAGCAGATTGCTGAAAGCCGCCGCCTGCATTTCGGCGTTAACCGTCGGCAGGCTAAAGAGGATGCCAAAGAGCTGCTACGCCAGGTGGGCATTCCCGATCCGCAAAACCGTATTAACAACTACCCGCACGAGTTTTCCGGCGGCATGCGCCAGCGCGCGATGATTGCCGTGGCGCTGGCACCGGAACCGTCGCTGCTGATAGCCGATGAGCCGACCACCGCGCTGGATGTCACCGTACAAATGCAGATCCTGCGTTTGCTCAGCACCCTGCGCGAGCAGTTAGGCCTGGCGGTGGTGATGATCACCCACGATCTGGGCGTGGTGGCGCAAACCTGCGATCGCATCGCGGTGATGTACGGCGGGCGTTTATGCGAAGTGGGCGGCAAGCGCGAAGTGCTGGCGCAGCCGCTGCACCCGTACACGCGCGGGTTGATTGATTGCCAGCCCTCCAGCGAAGGCGGGCAGGGACGGCTGGTTACCATTAACGGGCAACCGCCGCTGGCGGGGAGCTTCCCGACCGGCTGCCGCTTTCATCCACGTTGCCCGCAAGCGAGCAGCACATGCCAGCAGCAGCCTTCGTTACTGTTCGGGCGCGACAGCCTGACGCACGCTGCGGCGTGCCATCACGCCTTACAGCCACTGACTCAGCGGGAGGGATAA
- a CDS encoding LysR family transcriptional regulator, protein MDRVMAVVVFNRICELGSLSAASRALGISRPMVSRYLDEMEKWAGARLIHRSSRRLTLTPAGENTLQKTRQLAPLFGDIEGQSTRETPSGTLRVACAHFTASHIIGPVLPGFLARYPALRIEVEVGNHPVNLIGERIDLAIRITNNPEAGAIATRLGECRSVLCASADYLRQHGTPHTVHELEHHNCLHYSGFAGQSWHFTDSAQNKWEVMANGNLSAGISAVLRDAAIAGCGLALVPEREAQEALNNSQLVRVLPDLEPQRLGIYGLYQSREHQHAALRLFIDAIRQQLTSVTE, encoded by the coding sequence ATGGACAGAGTGATGGCGGTGGTGGTGTTTAATCGCATCTGCGAGTTGGGAAGTTTGAGTGCCGCTTCGCGGGCGCTGGGCATTTCTCGCCCGATGGTCAGCCGCTACCTTGATGAAATGGAAAAATGGGCGGGTGCCCGGCTTATTCATCGTTCGTCTCGCCGTCTTACGCTGACGCCTGCCGGGGAAAATACGTTACAAAAGACGCGGCAACTCGCGCCGCTGTTTGGTGATATTGAAGGGCAATCGACGCGGGAAACCCCCTCCGGCACATTGCGCGTCGCCTGCGCCCACTTCACGGCCAGTCACATTATCGGACCGGTGCTGCCGGGTTTTCTGGCGCGTTACCCGGCGTTAAGAATCGAAGTCGAAGTAGGAAACCACCCGGTCAACCTGATTGGCGAACGCATTGATTTGGCGATTCGCATCACCAATAACCCGGAAGCAGGCGCGATAGCCACGCGTCTGGGCGAGTGCCGCTCGGTACTTTGCGCATCGGCGGATTACCTACGCCAGCACGGTACACCGCACACGGTGCACGAGCTTGAGCACCACAATTGTCTGCACTACAGCGGTTTCGCCGGGCAGTCATGGCACTTTACCGACAGCGCACAAAACAAGTGGGAAGTGATGGCGAACGGTAATCTGAGCGCGGGGATCTCCGCGGTGCTGCGTGATGCGGCGATTGCCGGGTGCGGGCTGGCGCTGGTGCCGGAACGGGAAGCGCAGGAGGCGCTGAATAATAGCCAACTGGTCAGGGTATTACCCGATCTCGAACCGCAACGACTGGGGATTTATGGTCTGTACCAGTCTCGCGAACATCAACACGCCGCGCTGCGGTTGTTTATTGATGCTATCCGCCAACAGTTAACCAGCGTGACAGAATAA
- the eitA gene encoding siderophore ABC transporter substrate-binding protein EitA — translation MFKKSLFALGMLFAGSALAQATHYPLTIENCGVQVTFDKAPQRVVALGQNTAEIMLLLGLQDKMVASAFWPTKVLPQLAAQNAKVKVLTVEIPTLESIIAQEPDFVAAQLPILLGPDSKVAKREDLSAIGANSYLSPGVCATKQDNGDIYGSRHTLWNPSLLYKEISDLAEIFDVQDRGEKLIAEFKQREDALRSKFGHGKKNLSFVFWFSSASPSADAYVGGKNSASGYIANLLGGHSAITSESEWPTLSWESIIASNPDVIVVSSLDRNRWTLDSAEEKIKFLKSDPAVSQLEAVKKGHIVVMDGQAMNPTIRTFYGAEQVGAQLEKLGLDK, via the coding sequence ATGTTTAAAAAATCGTTGTTTGCACTGGGGATGTTGTTTGCGGGTTCAGCACTGGCGCAAGCCACCCATTATCCGCTGACCATTGAAAACTGTGGTGTGCAGGTTACGTTCGACAAAGCGCCGCAGCGCGTGGTCGCGCTGGGGCAAAACACGGCAGAAATTATGCTGCTGCTCGGCTTGCAGGACAAAATGGTTGCCAGCGCGTTCTGGCCGACTAAAGTGCTGCCGCAGCTGGCCGCGCAGAATGCCAAAGTGAAAGTGCTGACGGTCGAGATCCCAACGCTTGAGTCGATCATTGCCCAGGAGCCCGATTTCGTGGCCGCTCAGTTGCCGATCCTGCTGGGGCCGGACAGCAAAGTGGCGAAGCGCGAGGATTTATCCGCCATTGGCGCAAACAGTTATCTCTCGCCAGGTGTCTGTGCAACCAAACAGGATAACGGCGATATTTACGGCAGCCGCCATACCTTGTGGAACCCGTCGCTGCTATACAAAGAGATCAGCGATCTGGCCGAAATTTTCGATGTGCAGGATCGTGGCGAAAAGCTGATTGCCGAGTTCAAACAGCGTGAAGACGCGCTGCGCAGCAAGTTCGGCCACGGCAAGAAAAACCTGTCATTTGTCTTCTGGTTCTCCAGCGCGTCGCCCTCGGCTGACGCCTATGTCGGCGGCAAGAACAGCGCTTCCGGTTATATCGCCAACCTGCTGGGCGGGCACAGCGCTATCACCTCAGAAAGCGAGTGGCCGACGCTCAGTTGGGAAAGCATTATTGCTTCTAACCCGGACGTGATTGTTGTCTCCAGCCTCGATCGCAACCGCTGGACGCTGGACAGCGCGGAAGAGAAGATCAAATTCCTGAAAAGCGATCCGGCGGTCAGCCAGCTTGAGGCGGTGAAAAAAGGCCATATCGTGGTGATGGATGGCCAGGCGATGAACCCGACCATCCGCACGTTCTACGGCGCAGAACAAGTGGGCGCGCAACTGGAGAAGCTGGGGCTGGATAAATGA
- a CDS encoding nucleoside recognition domain-containing protein: protein MNIIEIIMSAGKVSVDVALYTLLPIMVVMLIMMKYLEEKGVLDGIVRLTSPVLKPFGISGMGIFALIQLNFVSFAAPLAALAIMERRGTSDRHLAATLAMLFAMGQANVFYPLTPFGLHWGMAIVISLIGGLAASTLTYYVSGRKLSAASLRDEEGELHKDKPRAGLIAVINGAGADAIRLSLGSLPMLLLSLTVVGLLKAAGVVEALTTLLTPLLSFFHISTVYVLLALTKCLAGGTAYFGVASEMVQHGQLTAEQINASAGFLVQTLDLPGIGIFLGIASRFVRLFRFALPGAIVGILVRTVLHVMVF, encoded by the coding sequence ATGAATATCATTGAAATCATCATGTCGGCGGGCAAGGTTTCCGTAGATGTTGCGTTGTACACCTTGCTGCCCATTATGGTGGTGATGCTCATCATGATGAAATACCTGGAGGAGAAGGGGGTTTTAGATGGCATCGTGCGCCTCACCTCCCCCGTGCTGAAACCTTTTGGTATCAGCGGAATGGGGATTTTCGCCCTTATCCAGCTCAACTTTGTTAGTTTCGCCGCCCCTCTCGCCGCCCTGGCGATTATGGAAAGAAGAGGCACCTCCGACCGCCATCTCGCCGCCACGCTGGCGATGTTGTTCGCCATGGGCCAGGCCAACGTCTTTTATCCGCTCACGCCGTTCGGCCTGCACTGGGGGATGGCGATTGTAATTTCGCTTATCGGCGGACTTGCCGCCTCCACGCTGACCTATTATGTGTCGGGGCGAAAACTCTCCGCTGCCAGCCTGCGCGACGAAGAGGGCGAATTACACAAAGATAAACCGCGCGCGGGTTTGATTGCGGTGATTAACGGCGCCGGGGCAGATGCCATCCGTTTGTCGCTGGGGTCGCTGCCAATGCTGCTGCTGTCGTTAACGGTGGTGGGGTTATTGAAAGCCGCAGGCGTGGTGGAAGCCTTAACCACGCTGCTCACGCCGCTGCTGTCGTTTTTCCATATTTCCACGGTGTATGTGCTGCTGGCGTTAACCAAATGTCTGGCGGGCGGGACAGCCTATTTCGGCGTGGCGTCTGAAATGGTGCAGCACGGGCAATTAACGGCTGAGCAAATCAACGCCTCGGCAGGCTTTCTGGTGCAGACGCTGGATTTGCCCGGTATCGGCATTTTTCTCGGTATCGCCAGTCGCTTTGTGCGCCTGTTCCGTTTTGCGCTGCCGGGCGCGATTGTCGGCATTCTGGTGCGCACGGTTTTGCATGTGATGGTGTTTTAA
- a CDS encoding MFS transporter encodes MLAQISASPKVTSPYLLAGSQLIFNIGFYAVVPFLAIYLRDDLLLSGSLIGLIIGLRTFSQQGMFLLGGALSDRFGARIIILCGCVVRISGYLLLAFGGELLPVVLGACLTGVGGALFSPAIEALLAKAGTQSEKAGKRSRAEWFALFAICGELGTVLGPLLGSLLAGFGFQRVALAGAGVFVVALLVLFFCLPGGNGKTETLHMLPWWKTFRKPRFVAFMVAYSAYLFSYNQLYLALPVELSRSGSSEKTLGPLFMLASVLIITLQMPLARLARRIGAARMLPVGFALLAASFISVALFAATPAPENWQRYVPAACMVTLLTLGQMLIVPVGKDLVPWFADNQNLGAHYGALASMGGVTVLAGNFLLGGQLDNALLPSAAASVAWMWLALIPSLSALAMIFICRPMAKHVGR; translated from the coding sequence ATGCTTGCCCAAATTTCTGCCTCGCCGAAAGTGACCTCGCCGTACCTGCTCGCCGGCAGCCAGCTGATTTTTAATATCGGTTTTTATGCCGTGGTGCCGTTTCTGGCGATCTATCTGCGCGATGATTTGCTGCTTTCCGGTTCGCTGATTGGCTTGATCATCGGCCTGCGCACATTCTCCCAGCAGGGAATGTTTTTATTAGGTGGCGCGTTATCGGACCGCTTTGGCGCAAGGATCATTATTTTGTGCGGCTGCGTGGTGCGCATCAGCGGGTATCTGCTGCTGGCATTTGGCGGTGAACTGCTGCCGGTGGTGCTGGGGGCCTGTTTAACCGGTGTTGGCGGGGCGCTGTTTTCTCCGGCTATCGAAGCGTTGCTGGCGAAAGCGGGCACACAAAGTGAAAAAGCGGGAAAACGCAGCCGCGCAGAGTGGTTCGCGCTGTTCGCCATTTGCGGCGAGCTGGGCACGGTGCTCGGGCCACTGCTGGGTTCGCTGCTAGCCGGTTTTGGTTTTCAGCGCGTGGCGCTGGCCGGGGCGGGCGTATTTGTCGTGGCTCTGCTGGTGCTCTTTTTCTGCCTGCCGGGCGGCAACGGGAAAACGGAAACGCTGCATATGCTGCCGTGGTGGAAAACCTTTCGCAAACCGCGTTTTGTCGCGTTTATGGTAGCCTACAGCGCTTATCTGTTCAGCTATAACCAGCTTTACCTGGCGTTGCCGGTTGAACTGAGCCGCTCGGGCAGCAGCGAGAAAACTCTCGGTCCGCTCTTTATGCTGGCCTCGGTACTGATCATCACGTTACAGATGCCGCTGGCGCGGCTTGCCCGCCGTATTGGCGCGGCACGCATGTTGCCGGTGGGGTTTGCGCTACTGGCAGCGTCATTTATCAGCGTCGCACTGTTTGCCGCGACACCGGCGCCGGAAAACTGGCAGCGCTATGTACCAGCCGCTTGCATGGTGACGCTGTTAACGCTCGGGCAAATGTTGATTGTTCCGGTGGGGAAAGATCTGGTGCCGTGGTTTGCGGATAACCAGAACCTCGGCGCGCATTATGGCGCACTGGCGTCGATGGGGGGCGTCACGGTGCTGGCGGGAAACTTCCTGTTAGGCGGGCAACTGGATAACGCACTACTCCCTTCTGCGGCGGCGAGTGTCGCCTGGATGTGGCTGGCGCTGATCCCGTCGCTCAGCGCACTGGCCATGATATTTATCTGCCGCCCGATGGCGAAACACGTCGGACGTTAG
- a CDS encoding YoaK family small membrane protein, producing MRIGIAFPILVFIVAVAFLTWFIAGGYATPGS from the coding sequence ATGAGAATTGGTATTGCGTTTCCTATCCTGGTTTTTATTGTCGCCGTCGCCTTTCTGACGTGGTTTATCGCTGGCGGTTACGCCACGCCGGGCAGCTAA
- a CDS encoding FecCD family ABC transporter permease — protein sequence MTTPSPALLKKAQHVALLLLSLVLLALVIAVSVGVGELAIPLRTTFYAVSNKLGLTSEPLNRIHETVIWDFRLSRALVAACCGAGLAICGAVLQSLLKNALAEPYVLGVSAGASTGAVSVVVLGLGAGAVSLSAGAFVGAFAAFLFVAVLTNGARGGNERTILAGVAASQLFNAITAYSISTSASAQQARDVMFWLLGSFSGVRWPEFQLVLVVVIIGLLACLYHAKALDAFTFGDDAAASLGIPVGAVRLILFSVTALITATIVSMAGSIGFVGLVVPHVMRYFIGPLHRQLLVACAMAGAILMVLADIASRMLIAPQSLPVGVVTALVGVPFFAVILYRSRRFA from the coding sequence ATGACCACGCCCTCACCGGCTCTGCTTAAAAAAGCGCAGCACGTTGCGCTCTTGTTGTTATCGCTGGTGCTGCTCGCACTGGTGATTGCCGTCAGCGTCGGCGTCGGCGAACTGGCGATTCCGCTCAGAACCACCTTTTACGCCGTCAGCAATAAACTGGGGCTGACCAGTGAGCCGCTAAACCGTATCCATGAAACGGTGATTTGGGACTTCCGCCTAAGCCGCGCGCTGGTTGCCGCCTGCTGCGGCGCCGGGTTAGCGATTTGCGGCGCGGTGTTGCAAAGCCTGCTGAAAAACGCGCTGGCAGAACCTTATGTGCTGGGCGTTTCAGCCGGGGCATCCACCGGCGCGGTGTCGGTGGTGGTGCTAGGTCTCGGCGCGGGCGCGGTGTCGCTCTCCGCCGGGGCATTTGTTGGCGCGTTTGCCGCCTTTTTGTTTGTCGCTGTGCTGACTAACGGCGCGCGCGGCGGCAATGAACGCACCATTCTCGCCGGTGTTGCGGCTTCTCAGCTTTTCAACGCCATCACCGCGTACAGCATCAGCACCTCCGCCAGCGCCCAGCAAGCGCGGGATGTGATGTTCTGGCTGCTGGGCAGTTTCAGCGGCGTTCGCTGGCCGGAATTCCAGCTGGTATTAGTCGTGGTTATCATTGGCCTGCTGGCGTGTCTCTATCACGCCAAAGCGCTGGACGCTTTTACTTTTGGCGATGACGCGGCCGCCTCGCTGGGCATTCCGGTAGGCGCAGTACGCTTGATTCTCTTTTCCGTTACCGCGCTCATCACCGCCACTATTGTCAGCATGGCCGGTTCCATTGGCTTTGTGGGTCTCGTGGTGCCGCATGTCATGCGCTATTTCATCGGACCGCTGCACCGCCAGTTACTGGTGGCATGTGCGATGGCCGGTGCGATTTTGATGGTGCTGGCGGATATTGCCTCGCGCATGCTGATTGCCCCGCAAAGCCTGCCGGTTGGCGTGGTCACTGCGCTGGTGGGCGTGCCGTTCTTCGCGGTTATTCTCTATCGCTCAAGGAGATTCGCATGA